The nucleotide window CCATTTAAGCCTGCGGCCGGGAACCCGTCTATCCGATTggatctctctctcgctcttggGTTACAGCTACCCGGGAACCCTTCAGGAGAGAGTCCTCAATTCTTTATGGAATTCTTGGTTTTAAGTCCACGTAAGAGAATATCTGTGGGGCTACAATTGCTGAATATTATAACtgacatttcctctttccccatcgaCAGCCCTTATTCTGCCATCTTTTGCCTGGTGTCTTGTCAGGACGGGGTTGTGttgagcagaggtgggattcatttCCCTAGAAATATTGGCCAGCACCTGGAAGGGCAGTCTTAATTTTCCCTTCTATGTCTCATTCAAGCAGACCCAGGGTTAGCTCCAGTCAAAGACcctatggaagaaaaaaaaaacacaagaaatGGGGAAAGGATGGAAATGGGACAGGCAGGGCCATTTCTTTCAGAACATAGCCGGGGGTTTCACTTCCCTCTTTCCTTAATGCAGCCCTTGTCCAACAACCTAAGAAGTGGTATAGCCTAGtcaataaagcatgggcctggaaggcaggactTGGGTTTTTAATGCCACTttgctatttgctgtgtgaccttgggcaagtcccttctctttgcctcagttacaccatctgtaaaatggggattaaagctatgagtcccttgtgggacgtggactttgtccaaccatcttaacttgtatatacccagcCCTTAGAGTGCCCagttcatggtaagtgcttaacaaataccattttaaaacagaaaacaaaaatacACTGGCCAGAACCCAGAAggctagccttaacttttcctgtTACATCTCATTCAAATTAGATGCAGGGTTAGCTCCAGTCAAAGACCCTaaagaaggagcagcagcagcctggcctagtggaaagagcaagggtctgggaatcagaaggacctgggttctaatcccagctctgccacttgtatgctgtgtaaccttgggcaagtcgcttaacttctctgtgcctcagttacctcctctataaaaggggagccccatgtgggatagggactgtgtccaacttgattagcttgtatctactccagcacttagagtatagtaaatgtttaaataccaaaaatacaaaaaaaaaaaggaaaaaagaaaccaaGAAACTAGGCAAGGGTTATATATTCTGGAACCTGCCAGGGAGTTTTGCTTCACCCTTCCCTAAGAGCAGCCTTTGTCTAATAACCTGATGGGCTTGCAGGGAGGAATCAAGTCCATGCCAGCTGTCCATAATAGAAGAGAGGGGCACTACACTTCAACCAACTGGACTCCGAGTCAGGCACGTGAGCTGAACCTCGTTCTATTACTCAAGAAAGGTGTTACTGAACAATAAGCAGGACTTCAACCCTGAATCCCCTTTGAGAACTGCCCACACCCCATgaagttctgggcagggaatgtgtctgttaccttgttatattctgtactctcccaagtgcttagtacaatcctccgCATACtgaaaacacacaataaataggattgaccgacCCATTCCCTCTCTCACCCGCACTAAAGCGCTTCAACTTACCCTTTGCCTTTTCCCCAACCTTGAGGTCTTCCCTTCTCAGGTGCCAGCAGTCCAGCCCCAACTAACTTCAGAATCTGACCAGAGTAAATCAGAGAAGTGAGCGGGGTACAGTGTAGCATAAGCTTGGGTTTGATTCCAATAGGTCCGGTTGAGTCATTCAGACCGAGGCAGTCTAAACCAACGTAACTGGAAGACACCACTGAGGAAGGATGAGTTACCTTTAGTAACAGAAAATCATCCGGAAGGAAAGGGGCCAACAACTAGCTGGAAAACAGCCTTttgaggaggaggtgttggccaCTTTCTGGCTTTCTCTAGAAGCAGGAGCTGCTTTGGGGTGGAGAGAAAGCTGCCTGAAGAccagggggttgggagagggggaggctggTTTTCCTGGCATGTCCTCGGGCTGACCTTACCAAGTTACCTTAAGAACCATCAGTCCAAATCTGGTCAAATTCCAAAGGACACAGCTACTCGGGACATGTCCGAAACCAGAAAAATGCTTTATTGGAAAGGTACAAAACCAGTCACAGCAGCTAAATGTACAGCAATAAATTACGTTGTGGCTGTCAGAAGAGAAAAGCGATGGACACAAACACTGGGCTACACGCCTTACAAACAGGAATCCACATTACTTGGTATATTCtcaataatttatattataataaAAAAGCAGCACAAAAATAAATATTGAAATTACTGAATAACCACAGAGGATAGAATGAGCTGGTGCTAAAAACTGATACACAGAAGACCCCTATCattaagaacaacaacaacaaaaaaaggggtAAGTGAAGGATCTGCCTTCTATGGAAATGCCCCGGAAGATTTTAGCACAAGAGACTAAGGAAAACCAACCCACATTATAAAAGAGGTTGTCaccttttgtctttttttttcttaaataaaaGACATTAAAATCGGGACAACGAAGTTTTGATGGTTTGAGGGGGGAGAGCGAGAGATGTGGCTTTGGGCCACCAGGGTCTGCAGCTGGAAGAGTTGGAATCCATCGGTCCCGCTCCCGAGAGAAGCACACCTCGCTCGCTTGGCGGCGACTCTCCCCGAAGGCCCCTAAGCCCAACTCCACACATGGCTGAGATGGCTCCTCCGGGGCTCAGGGCAAGAGCAGACGCTGACCTGCCGCCGCCACCCGGCCCGGATTCATTCCCGGCCTGCCACGCTACAGTTTGGGAGGAGCGAGGGGAGCGGCCGAGCTGAGGGGGggtcacttctctccctccatatTTGCCCTTCTGGACCCAGGTTGGCCCTGAAGTGGTGTTTGAGAAATGTTCGACAGGTAGCACCTACAAAAGGATCCCATCTCTTCGCCTTTcccagggagaagaagggaagagagtgtaGAAACCCCCCAGTAAGTTCCCGctcacctttcccctccatccggcTTTGGACGTAGAATGTCAGACCACGCGCAGTCGCAGGCCGGAGGGATGGGTGTGAGGGATCCGTGGGGTGAGAGGGGCCAGAAGCAGAAGGCTTCATGGGAGCACCGGGAGACAGCTGCCAGAGGGGGATGCCTTTGGCTGCGGCCCTGGGTTAGAGGGGACGGGATTACCAGGCTCCCAAGATGGGGCCAGTGTATGAGGAATGCAAAACgggagtggcggggctgggggggagtcCTTCCAAAGCTGACGCTCCACTCGGACGGGTAGGATAGGGTAGCgtttggggaaggtgggggaagcagCCAACGTATCCCTCCTTCTGTGGAGTCTGCAGTTCTGACTCACTTGtaggagtttttttgttgttgttgatttttgttttttttcttttttactttttgatgcgggggagggtgggaggagggaggagtcgaGACtttattcccttcccccaaccacgACACAAACTGCCAGTTTAGAAACTCCTAAACTGCCAATTATTTCTAATAAAGATTTACAGTAtcaaacttggaaaaaaaaaattatttttttacgAAAAATCTGTATGATAAAATgtgtatataattatatatatatatatatatatatttctctctctctctttaaatatTCCCACGTGGTCCTTATTGATATCCAATATGGATTACCTACCATCGCTATGGTATCAACAGCTTTAGTAACACCCAGGCCTCTTGGTTCGGAAGAATCCAAGTGCCCACGGGCGCGAACCCAGCTCTCAGCTTAGCCAAGCCCTTTGGCACTCTTCCAGGAAGTGGAAAAATATCCGGCCGCATGGCAGTGCCGCTGGAGAAATTCAGATATGTTTTCTCGTCGCGTTCCAACAGCAGGAACCCAGAGAAAAAGAGCTGCCTCTGGGGTCCTGCCTTCCACCGATGGTGTGACTTCTCGAGGCGAGTGGGGTGGCgtcttgggggagggaggaggaagcacaAATGGGAGGACGACAGGAAACTCCCTTTTCGGCACCATCGGAGCTCTCTGGAGGCCCGTGGAATCAGCCTCTCCGAACCCACTTAACAGGAGGGGCATTCTCCTGCTCGACAAAGAATCCTCACTTCACCCATTGGACGGCAGAACCTGATCGAACCGGGGAACCCGACATTAAATCAGTTTCTTCCTTGATCGGGACTTGGACTTAGCCAGCCAGCCCCAGGTGCCAGCTTCGCTTCACTCTTCCGATGGCTTGGGCTCGCGGAAGCAACGACGCTACAAACCCTCCAAAACACCTACTGTCAGTCATCCCAGAGGGAATGTTTTGGGCTAGCTTTACTACGTCTCTCCAGGGGTAGGAAACCAGAGGAAACTGTGACTGGGAAAAGCAAGTTTTAAAGGTTTCAGGTCGAAAGACCGAGCCCCCGGCCGGCACGGACACCATTCACTTCTAACCCTGGGCTAAAGGGGCACTCCCACATCCTTCAGCAGAACGGCCCAACACACCCTTGCGTCTCAGTCAAACGACTTACTCCGGACAACTGGGACGCCGGTCATCTGCGCGGGCCACCTTCTCTAAACACTGTCATTTTTCTGTCCCTTTCCAAGTTATGTGACGTCCCTCCTTCTCCTCGGCTCCATCCCCTCTTGGTCTCCAGCCTCTTGACCGTCTTCGCCAAACCTATTCCATTCTCCTACTATCTTCCCCTTCCTGACTGCTAACACCAGGATCCACTCTGACACCAATTTACTGAACGCTGACCGGTCTCTGCCGGAATCCAGTGTCACCGTCCATTTCCACCTAGTTGCAAAGTCCGCCGACCTAGAACAGGTATTACAATACGCTCATAGgtctgcctctctttcccctcccacaatcCTCCGACAACTTAATTCTTTACCTTCCCCCTCCTTGGCTCCGAAGTCTTGCTTCTGCTTTCCAAACACTCTCTTCCAACCCAGGGCCAACTAAGGCCCGCCCCTCGGCGTGTTTCTCTGAAGAACTTCTATGTTTGTGCTCCTCCTGAGGACGGTCAATCAATCGAAAGTAGATCCCCAGGACAGAAGACACTGTGTTCACTCAAGCCAAAGGACGGAAGCTGAAATCAACTTTGAAATATCTACCTGCACATCTGCCCTAGATCAGCGAACGGGAACACTCCGGCTCCTCCTTTCCACACGTCTCCCCTATCCGCTGGTATCCTGTAACTGCTCTGCTTTGTGACAGAGGCCAACAAACAGTACAGTTGGTTCCCAGGAGGtcgtgggggaggaggatgggggcggggggtgcaggGGAGGTCTACCTATCCGAACGTGCTGAGGCTCTCTGCTCTCCAGTGTACTGGCAGGTTGCCCTGATACCACATACTGGGGCCTCTGCCGGCCTGAATTTGCCGCACACGTGCTATTTCCTCTCCGACGAAACTCCTCGCCGAGCTGTTCTCTGAGGCGTTCCTGAACATACCGTTATTTTTCTCCTCAAGCAGCACCTCTGTGCTCCGTCAGTCGTCAGAGGAATGGCCGTTTCCTGGCCACGGTCCCGTTTCGGTCTGGAAATACTGTTAGGCCTCTTCCTTGGGGATGGTGAACGGGGGCAGCCACACGCACGTGCGTGCGCACACTCAcacattcaccacccccaccccatgctTTCTGTACCTCCTTTCTGGAACATTAGAAAACCTTAAACTAACAGAGGGCTGGGGGAGCTCTCTGCCTGCGGAACCAGTCTAGAAGAACTGAACTATACCGCCCACTTTCCGTTCAAGCCCCAGTAGGACAGAGACCCTGGCTGGGGTGGGACTCAAGAGTCATGTCCGGAAAACAAAAATGTCACCTTAAAGGCCCGAGCAGGAGCGTTTGAAACGTGTAAACTGTGGGGGCTGGAAACTGGAAAGTCGTTTCTAACTGGTGGGACCCGAGTGCCTGGGCTTTTTAAAGCTAACACCCCAACTCTCAATCCAGCAAGAAGGGTGACTATCTGAGCgcagtccgggggggggggggggggcggggcgaaggGATGGCACCTAGGCCACTTTGAGCAGCGTTCCGGGAGACCGGGGGAAGAACCTGCTCCAGGgcagggctccctccctccctcctggctgcCGCCGCAGAGGATCTCCGTCAAGCCTCCGGGGGCTCCTCTGAAACACAGGCTCGGACGCAAGCCTTCTCTCGTTCGCAAGGGGACGGAGAAGGGGGCCGTAGATGCGTGTGGGACGGGGGTGGGAATAGTGAAACAAGATCCGTTTAACACATCTTAGGGCCAGGGCTCAAATTCCCACCACGAGCAGCCAAAGGCCATTGAGAAATGGCCACCACAGGTGGTGAAGCACCATGTTTCTGGGCCGCCCAGGCACCGATTCTCGTCCCGGCTGAGAAAGGACTCTGGCACGATGCACGTGagaccatctccctcccaccccttcccctctcaacaggccgccacccccctcccgcctcccccctccctccgcaccGCCCTCGCTCCCAGGACGCGGCACTAGGACGCGGCCGAGAAGGGCACCGAGGCGGACGAGAGCTCGGCCGACTTGACGATCGTGATGACGCTGGTCGTGGCGACTTTGGTGGGGGCGATGGGTCCCCGGGCCACGGTGCGGGCGAACGTCTGCAGCGCCTCGTACTTGGAGCGCAGGGCGTCCAGCTCCAGCTTCATGCTGCTGTTCTCCCGCGCCAGCTTCTCCACCTCCTGCTGCAGCTCCACCCGCTGCCGCTCCAGCtcctccttctgcgtcacccgctTGATGCGGCAGCTGGCGGCGTAGCCCCGGTTCTTGAGCGTGCGTCGCCGCTGCTTGAGGCGGATCACCTCCTCCTTGGTGAGGCCCCGCAGGTGCTGGTTGAGCTCCCGCACCGACATGGACACCAGCTCATCGTCGCTCAGGACCGGGGCGTTCTCTCCTGACTCCTTCTTGACCTGCAGGGAGGCGACGGCACGAGGTTTTAACAGCAGGGAGGTAACGGTCAGCCcctagttgggtagggattgtctctgttgccggattgtactttccaagcgcttagtacagtgctctacacacagtaagtgctcaataaatacgactgaatgaatgaacggggctGGGGAaacagtggggctggggggatccGCCCTCTTGGCCAAGAGCGAGGTGTGGGGTAGCCTGAGGGTCGGCAATGCTTTTTGGCTTTATGGctgatggtccagtggaaaggagtGGACCCCGgggtgagaagagggagaggagagctaaGCCCACGCAGAGCGACGCAGCCATTTCTGAGTTGGGGCACGGCCCGCGGGCTACCATATCATATCATCATTTTGAGGCAGGAATACAGCTCACCTCTCCAATAGGTATGGACCACCTGGTCTGGAGATGGTCAATGTTACTGAATAAGCCAGTCGGGGTGGGCCCAATTGGGAATCCGGCCAGGCTAAGGGGATGGACCCAATCATCCCCGATGAAAACATAAACCAAAAAAATGCCCTGGACTCTTTCACTAAGACAAGCCAGGAAGATACTGGCTTTAAGCCTCCCTCAGTGAGGTTGTACTttccagagtaaacactcaaattccAACTCCTTGTCCCTATGAACGATCAACTCTAGCCTGACCCAAGCTGGCTTCTGGAGACCCCCAAGATCGCTTTAGAAGACTCCCATCCGAGAATTAGTCTCGATCGACATTACTGAGTTTGGGATTTGCGGCTATAAGGCATGTGGAAATAACAGGGATTTAGGAAGTGGCAGACAAAATCTGGTTCTtcaaatcctcttcctcctcctcctcttaggcCCCATCCTAGACCatcatttgttttttaaagaatAGGTCTGTGCATCCTGGGAGGGTAGGTCTGCAGAGAAGCCCAGCCCAAACCCATCGAAACATCACTGGAAGAAAAGATTCCCAAAGCCGCCACGGCGGGGCCTTCGAGTAAACCAGAATACAGAAAGCCCAAAGCTACGGCAGGTGGGAACGCTGCTCCTGTACCCCATCGGGTGGCCCCAGGCCCAAGCCATCGGGTGGCGgcgaagggggtggggaagaaaaagggagcaggtcacTGAAAGGGCAGCCCCCAACGGGACCTCCAGATTCACAGGGTGAAAGAGAatacatactaataataataataataatgttggtatttgttaagcgctcactatgtgcagagcactgttctaagcactggggtagatttacaggggaatcaggttgtcccacgggaggctcacagtcttaatccccattttacagaggaggtaactggggcacagagaagtgaagtgacttgcccacagtcacacagccgacaagtggcagagccgggattcgaacccatgacctctgactcccaagcccgggctctttccactgagcctcgccgctACTAGGTCGGCAAACCCAAGAAGCATCTGTAAAGATTGCTAGCAGAAGGCAATGTGCATGAGtggctccctccctttcctctcccggggccagtcagtcaatggtatttattgagtgctcactcaaCATACTATACTAAACAGTTGGAAGAGGAAACACGACGGAGTTGGaggatacgttccccgcccacacggGGTGGCCCCTGTGAATCGAGCCACATCAGTGTGACGGAGAAAGTCTCACGTGCTTTGTCCACGAGAACCCGGTAACGAACCTCTCTCACCCCCCGACTCCTTGGGCACGTGCCGCGGAGATGTCATTGGCTATGAGGGGAAATGATGCTCCTCAAACCTACCCACCTCCTACTGGCAGGTGGGGACAGGTGGGAAGCCAACAAGCAGGATGCTACAAGACACTGTGCTTTGAGCTCTTTGGAAGGAAGAAGCTTTGTAAATTCAAGGGATTAGTCCTATGGAACGTGCAATTCAGGAAAACCGGCACCTCCCCCCAAGGCTCTGGAAGTCCCGGAATCTGACTAGAACTGCATGAAGCGGGTCTCTTCCTTACCTTTAATGCCTTGTTCGGCTTGGGGTTAGTCGTCATAACCTGAGCACAGTCGCCTGGACCAAACTGCTCGGAAACTGCAACTAGGAAAAAGAAAACGACAACCGGGTTAAGTACCGAATTAAAAGGGGGCAGGATTCATTACAGCACAAGTTCTCCTAAACTGGTACCAAAGACGGGGGGTCGAGGAAGGACGGTCCTTTTCTCCCCAGAGATGTAGCCGGGCACCTGTCTCGACTTCAGGCATTCTGATACAATTTAGGAGATGAGCCTGGATACGGAAGGCCACAATTTCTAATCACCCCGAATGGCCAGGCTGAGTCTGGGCCCGGCCAgatagatcgatcgatcgatcgatgctaTTTGGCCCCAAAGACTCCTTAAGGGCTGAGAATGCCATTCGGTTTCTACTGGAATTCGGGGGGCTTGGCAGTCTGCGCTGAGGAAGCCCGTGTGGCGGGGCTCGCGGGTTTGGCCACGGGCAGCTACCCAGGGGGAAGCGCACCACCGACCTGATCCGTTTAGCGTCCCACCCTCCGTCAGTCGctgaccccacctcccctccggcACAGGGCCACGAGACTGCCAGGGACCCGGGGGTGAAACGCGGGGTCCGTCAGCGATCTCGGCCTTCTCGCTCTCGACTCCTTTAGGGCAAGGGCAGAAATCGATTTTCGGAGGCAATGGAGACGTTGTCGGGTTTGTAACGGCAAAGACACAATTTGCAGATGGCAGTGAGTATCCGTGCCTGTTGCCCGGGCAGCTTCGCTGCTCCCTACGTCACTCTCCCGTTTTAAAACACAtgatcttttccttccccttcccggctCTACCCATCAGCCCGAAGGCTTCTCTGGGAACACGCAGGAGAGGATCTGGCGAGACACCGAGCCCGGCTCCCATCTAACCGATTCCAAGTCCCTCTAGGTTGGGAGCACCGGCCGTCCGGAGCTGGCCCGAGTCCCATCTCCTTGCGCCCTGCCCACCAAGTGGGAGCAAAATCCCGCCAGGTGAGCTTGTCGCCCATCGCACACCTACCGTGGGAGAGGGCGTCGCAGCAGTGACATGACATCACCACCCCCCGCCTACACCGCCTCTGGCATCCTGACCCGGCCGACCTGGAGATGGAGGCGGGACTTGGCCTCGGACCGCCCCGTCGCCTCTGCCGGGGCAAGGGGCCGGGTTGGGTTTTGAAGGCCGGGACCGGGGCGCCagatgggcagcagcagcagcggacgGGTGGACGGACGGAGCGCACACGGACTGTCTGGCGGGAGCTCTCCCCCGGCTCCCgttcccccccgccgccctcccttctcattttcACGTCTGCATTGTGTCACACATTCTAATCATTCATGAAAAACCCAGCCAAAGCATCCCAAGCATGATTCCCCTCTGATAGTTGCcatggtgaccttgggaaagtagccAACCCCGAGACGGTAGCCATGGAAACGGAGAAGCCCAAAAGCAATAACGACTTTGGGTCATGTCTGCGCAGAGCCATCACGAGGTCGGAGAGTAAACAAACTCATTCATGTCACCAAAAGGCTTgggccgggggctcgggggcCGAGAGAGAGGGCGGACTTGCCTGCCGGCTCCCTCGCCTTAGCCGTACCGGTTGGGACTCCCAAGCCTTAGGCTGAATGAACACGACTGGGGAAAGGGAACGTCCGAGACGAGGACCAGTCAAAGGGGTCCCTGACGTCCCTGAGGATGGACCCCGCCTCCGGGCTGGAGAAGGCGCGGTCATTTTCCATCTCTCCGTCTGCCTTGCTCTCCCCGAGCCCGTCTCGCTGTCTTTCCTTCCCGCGGCCCAGGCCGCCGGAAGACGAGCCGTGAGAAATAGGTCCCCGGCACGAGTCCCTCTTCTGCGGCAGCCCCCAGTACCCTCTGCCCTCTGGATCTGCCTTGCATTCGCTCTCACCCACCTCTAAAGGGCAGGGAGGCGGAACGACCAAACCCCCACAGAGCAACGCTACAGGAAGATCCTAAAGGATACAGCTCTTCATCAAAACTCGACTGTTGCCTCCTAGAGCGGACCACGCCTTCAGGAAAATTGGCGGGGggcgttggggagggaggggggtcgtAGGTATCctaagagaagcggcacggcgaagtcgatagagcacgggcctgggagtcagaaggtcacgggttctaattcctgctccgccacttgtctgctgtgtgaccttgggcaagtcacttcacttctctgggcctcggttacctcgtctggaaaatggggattaagattgtgagccccgtgcgggacagggaccgggttcaACCCGATTAGGTCGTAtcgactccggcgcttagaacagtgcttgacgcgtagtaagcgcttaacaaataccatcatatgaAAAGATTCAGATGGATTTCTCAGAGTTTAAGTAACGGGGCCAGATGGCAGAATTCTTTTAAAGGTACTGCTGAAAACAGAGATGTACGGGTTGGGAGGTGCTGTGCGGTTCGGTGCCGACGCAAACGGttcggggggaaaaaagaaaccaatttcccggccccacctcatcCCCACCGGTCTTCCCACCCGCCGGTTTTTATCTGATCTGACGGGTGCGCTGTCTGGCCCCAGTGCTGGAAATTTAAAAAAGAGTCGGTAGAAGGAGTCAGGAGCCAACACCGGTCAGATTGCCCCAGCGACAGACCCGCTGGAGCCTGGCAGCTGGGATGGTGAGGAAAAACATTTCCATGTCGAAAGGGAACAGGAGGCAATCCTTATTCCAACACACAGGCGTGCACgcgcgtgcacgcacacacacagacagttaaacacacacgcacactgagCGTCAGAGCACAAGGCCCCGCAGTTAGTCGGTGA belongs to Ornithorhynchus anatinus isolate Pmale09 chromosome 2, mOrnAna1.pri.v4, whole genome shotgun sequence and includes:
- the MAFK gene encoding transcription factor MafK isoform X1, whose amino-acid sequence is MSCHCCDALSHVAVSEQFGPGDCAQVMTTNPKPNKALKVKKESGENAPVLSDDELVSMSVRELNQHLRGLTKEEVIRLKQRRRTLKNRGYAASCRIKRVTQKEELERQRVELQQEVEKLARENSSMKLELDALRSKYEALQTFARTVARGPIAPTKVATTSVITIVKSAELSSASVPFSAAS
- the MAFK gene encoding transcription factor MafK isoform X2, with protein sequence MTTNPKPNKALKVKKESGENAPVLSDDELVSMSVRELNQHLRGLTKEEVIRLKQRRRTLKNRGYAASCRIKRVTQKEELERQRVELQQEVEKLARENSSMKLELDALRSKYEALQTFARTVARGPIAPTKVATTSVITIVKSAELSSASVPFSAAS